In Methanosarcina siciliae T4/M, one genomic interval encodes:
- a CDS encoding matrixin family metalloprotease gives MSSPAAGEDPEKILDKPWDHSPITVYIDDSNTPLHYSTTYYEQIEKALEYWENGGNGNLDYSPVFEVIDSEDADIRIKWVENLETVEEAPSGVAGYAKPSISGDHFEEVDIVLEVGNYQGRGWRQYSDATMFTIAKHELGHALGLGHSNDRGDIMYPEYELRDNVNPLLLSKYGPILRVAGLVALVVLLFLGISWQYSRRKRKKLEDKYFK, from the coding sequence TTGTCCTCTCCAGCAGCCGGGGAAGATCCGGAGAAGATTCTTGACAAGCCCTGGGATCATTCCCCTATTACAGTGTACATCGACGACAGTAATACCCCTCTTCATTACAGCACCACCTACTATGAACAAATAGAAAAGGCTCTTGAATACTGGGAAAACGGAGGAAACGGTAATCTCGATTACAGCCCTGTTTTTGAGGTCATCGACTCCGAAGACGCGGACATAAGAATAAAGTGGGTGGAAAACCTTGAGACTGTCGAAGAGGCTCCTTCGGGTGTGGCGGGCTATGCAAAACCCAGTATCTCCGGAGATCATTTTGAAGAAGTGGATATAGTCCTTGAGGTTGGAAACTACCAGGGCAGGGGCTGGCGGCAGTATAGTGACGCGACCATGTTCACCATTGCAAAGCACGAGCTCGGGCATGCCCTTGGGCTCGGGCACAGCAATGACCGGGGAGACATAATGTATCCCGAATACGAACTCCGGGATAATGTGAACCCTCTTCTGCTGAGTAAATATGGACCCATTCTGCGGGTGGCAGGTTTGGTAGCCCTTGTAGTTCTCCTCTTCCTTGGAATAAGCTGGCAGTACAGTCGGAGAAAACGAAAAAAACTTGAAGATAAGTACTTCAAATGA
- the kamA gene encoding lysine 2,3-aminomutase, protein MKSKIKTCFNAGEIEFSDWKWQYRNRITTVEELEKLIPLSDPEKADIKKALEVFPMAISPYYASLIDPGDPNCPIRMQAVPLSAELQKSSWELEDPLCEDLDSPSEGSCITHRYPDRVLFLISNRCGMYCRHCTRKRRVGNREYDYSEKTIREGIEYIREHSEIRDVLLSGGDALLVSDERLDWLLGELFDIPHVEIVRIGSRVPVTLPQRITPELCEILGKYPSVWLNTHFNHPKEITPEAKKAMGMLARAGIPLGNQSVLLRGVNDCPVIIKKLCHELLRIKTRPYYLYQCDLSFGLEHFRTSVSRGIEIIEMLRGHTSGLAVPTFVVDAPGGGGKIPVGPNYLLSSSDTGVTLRNYEGVICMYPEPAEYSAVCQQKCSICDKHPGLKSDTGLAKLYDEENDIIALEPEGLERKQRF, encoded by the coding sequence GTGAAATCCAAAATTAAAACCTGCTTTAACGCAGGCGAAATAGAATTTTCAGACTGGAAATGGCAGTATAGAAACAGAATCACCACTGTCGAAGAACTCGAAAAACTGATCCCGCTTTCGGACCCGGAAAAGGCGGATATTAAGAAAGCACTTGAGGTTTTTCCAATGGCAATATCTCCTTACTATGCTTCTCTTATTGATCCGGGAGACCCGAACTGTCCCATCCGGATGCAGGCCGTGCCTCTCTCAGCCGAACTTCAAAAATCTTCCTGGGAACTTGAAGACCCTCTCTGTGAAGACCTTGATTCGCCATCAGAAGGGAGTTGCATAACTCACAGGTACCCGGACAGGGTGCTTTTCCTTATTTCAAACCGATGCGGGATGTACTGCAGACATTGCACTCGCAAGCGCAGGGTCGGCAACAGGGAATATGATTATTCGGAAAAAACAATCCGGGAGGGAATCGAGTACATCAGGGAACACTCTGAAATAAGGGATGTCCTGCTTTCGGGGGGAGATGCCCTGCTTGTTTCCGACGAGAGGCTTGACTGGCTCCTGGGAGAACTTTTTGATATCCCACATGTGGAAATCGTAAGGATAGGCTCAAGAGTGCCGGTCACCCTGCCCCAGCGCATAACCCCGGAACTGTGTGAAATCCTTGGGAAATACCCTTCGGTCTGGCTAAATACCCACTTCAACCATCCAAAAGAGATTACTCCCGAAGCTAAAAAGGCAATGGGTATGCTTGCCCGTGCGGGGATTCCTCTGGGGAACCAGTCCGTACTTCTCAGAGGGGTAAATGACTGCCCGGTCATAATCAAAAAACTCTGCCACGAACTCCTGAGAATAAAGACCAGGCCTTACTATCTCTACCAGTGCGACCTTTCCTTCGGGCTGGAACATTTCAGGACTTCGGTTTCAAGGGGAATAGAGATCATAGAAATGCTCAGGGGGCATACCTCCGGGCTTGCAGTCCCCACCTTTGTTGTTGACGCCCCGGGAGGGGGAGGCAAAATTCCTGTCGGTCCAAATTACTTGCTTTCAAGTTCGGATACCGGAGTGACCCTCAGGAATTATGAAGGGGTTATCTGCATGTACCCTGAACCAGCAGAATACTCCGCGGTGTGCCAGCAGAAATGTTCCATCTGTGATAAGCACCCCGGGCTTAAAAGTGATACCGGTCTTGCAAAACTCTACGATGAGGAAAATGATATAATCGCCCTTGAACCGGAAGGCCTTGAAAGAAAACAGCGTTTCTGA
- a CDS encoding helix-turn-helix transcriptional regulator encodes MKNNIKVHRAIHDLTQESLAEKVGVTRQTINAIEKGKYDPSLDLAFKLSRLFKASIEEIFVYEDNEN; translated from the coding sequence ATGAAAAACAATATTAAAGTTCATAGGGCAATTCATGACCTTACCCAGGAAAGCCTTGCGGAAAAGGTGGGAGTAACAAGGCAGACAATAAATGCTATTGAGAAAGGAAAATATGACCCTTCTCTTGATCTTGCGTTCAAGCTTTCCAGACTTTTTAAAGCAAGCATTGAAGAGATCTTTGTCTACGAGGACAATGAGAATTGA
- a CDS encoding MM0924 family protein, with protein MQPFIVEHYLDEVIDVYCGGPDIFSGKVKACADNVLTLEKEGKYTHIAIDKIIAIWRA; from the coding sequence ATGCAGCCTTTTATAGTAGAACACTACCTCGATGAAGTTATAGACGTCTACTGCGGTGGGCCCGATATATTTAGCGGGAAAGTGAAAGCCTGTGCAGACAATGTGCTCACTCTTGAAAAGGAAGGAAAATACACGCACATAGCAATTGATAAGATCATAGCTATCTGGCGCGCATAA
- a CDS encoding carboxymuconolactone decarboxylase family protein yields the protein MELEDIVEVLKNDPEKVIPELLEDVRKQYGEVPYIMNFMKDLPEIFIPKTIYDNSIMREFKNLDPETVELISIGVASALRCEHCLKMHIRIAKRKGIPKEKIFSAIMIGASLSNAAVLAESTRALASEFPGDEKGSEENERCCDSDCEVCNISGANIK from the coding sequence ATGGAACTTGAGGATATTGTGGAAGTTTTAAAAAATGACCCCGAGAAAGTCATCCCGGAACTTCTCGAGGATGTCCGGAAACAGTACGGGGAAGTGCCTTATATTATGAACTTTATGAAAGATCTCCCTGAGATCTTCATCCCGAAAACTATTTATGATAACTCCATCATGCGAGAGTTCAAAAATCTCGACCCGGAAACAGTGGAACTTATTTCCATAGGTGTAGCTTCTGCCCTCCGCTGTGAGCATTGCCTGAAAATGCACATAAGAATCGCAAAAAGAAAAGGCATCCCGAAAGAAAAAATATTTTCTGCAATAATGATAGGGGCATCCCTGTCCAATGCAGCAGTACTTGCGGAAAGTACCAGGGCTCTTGCATCTGAATTCCCTGGGGATGAAAAGGGCAGCGAAGAAAACGAACGTTGCTGTGACTCTGATTGCGAAGTATGCAATATCTCCGGAGCAAACATCAAGTAA
- a CDS encoding aldehyde ferredoxin oxidoreductase family protein, which yields MAGWTGKIVCVDLSSERVTITGTDEKLIRMYLGGRGLGVKLLSELSDPYIDPLDPENPLIFTTGPLTGLAPMASGAVLTSKSPLTGTIFSWNTGGGFGRELKKAGIDALVISGKAKSPSYVELKGDEIKVMRAGQLWGLNTEACTESLKSMGSVACIGRAGEKEVLISSFVLNSVHSGRGGLGAVAGSKLLKAVVVKGEKELLPARPEKFKELETKMLKLFDANPVLSKGLANYGTPVLVKLLDYMGLIPSNNFSGKSTPFADMFSGEYIKASFDIEKESCPACPLGCKRRIKNTGQLLPDYDSIWAFGFNLENSDFDSVLRADRICKNYGLDPVSAGSVLGACAELQSGKIDPRELETLLTGIGEGSEPGKGARNYLSARKREDLSMDVKGLELGGFDPRGIRGQALAYATSCHGGDYLTAFMVGPEVLGKPLLLDRLSLRGKAGILQVFENLTALLDSLVLCSFSIFAINEELCSALLKVGAGLEISSAELLKAGERIWNLERIYNLKAGFTRKADTLPGRLFEADNDKRGDGIPRQEFETALQQYYLYRGWDQEGVPSQEKLRKLGLDYWK from the coding sequence ATGGCTGGCTGGACAGGAAAAATAGTATGTGTAGACCTTAGTTCCGAAAGAGTTACCATCACCGGTACTGATGAAAAATTAATCCGCATGTACCTGGGGGGCAGGGGACTTGGAGTAAAGTTGCTTTCAGAGCTTTCAGATCCTTATATTGATCCTCTTGATCCTGAAAACCCTCTTATTTTCACCACCGGCCCGCTTACAGGTCTTGCCCCCATGGCTTCGGGGGCAGTTCTCACTTCAAAATCCCCTCTCACAGGCACCATATTCAGCTGGAACACAGGTGGGGGCTTTGGGCGAGAACTGAAAAAAGCCGGAATTGATGCCCTGGTTATTAGCGGAAAAGCAAAGAGCCCTTCTTATGTGGAACTAAAGGGAGACGAGATAAAAGTTATGCGTGCAGGCCAGCTCTGGGGACTAAATACAGAAGCATGTACTGAATCCCTGAAAAGTATGGGAAGTGTAGCCTGCATAGGCAGGGCCGGAGAAAAAGAAGTTCTTATCTCTTCTTTTGTCCTTAATTCCGTTCACAGCGGAAGGGGAGGACTGGGGGCTGTTGCAGGCTCAAAGCTGCTGAAAGCCGTGGTTGTAAAGGGAGAAAAAGAGCTTTTGCCTGCCAGGCCTGAAAAGTTCAAAGAGCTTGAAACAAAGATGCTGAAGCTTTTTGACGCAAACCCCGTGCTCTCCAAGGGGCTTGCAAACTACGGTACGCCTGTGCTTGTAAAGCTTCTGGATTATATGGGGCTTATCCCCAGCAACAACTTTTCCGGAAAAAGCACTCCTTTTGCGGATATGTTCTCAGGAGAGTACATCAAAGCCAGCTTCGATATTGAGAAAGAAAGCTGCCCTGCCTGTCCCCTGGGATGTAAACGGAGGATAAAGAACACCGGGCAGCTTCTTCCTGACTACGATTCTATCTGGGCTTTCGGGTTCAACCTTGAAAACTCAGATTTTGATTCGGTACTCCGGGCAGACAGGATCTGTAAAAATTATGGGCTTGACCCTGTATCCGCCGGGTCCGTACTTGGCGCCTGTGCAGAACTCCAATCCGGGAAAATAGATCCCAGGGAACTTGAAACCCTGCTTACGGGAATCGGGGAAGGAAGCGAACCAGGAAAAGGAGCCAGAAATTACCTCTCGGCCCGGAAGAGGGAAGACCTCAGTATGGATGTAAAGGGACTCGAACTGGGGGGTTTTGACCCGAGGGGGATTAGAGGACAGGCCCTTGCTTATGCAACCTCCTGCCACGGTGGGGATTACCTTACAGCCTTTATGGTCGGTCCCGAAGTGCTCGGGAAGCCTCTGCTCCTTGACCGCCTCAGCCTCCGGGGAAAAGCCGGAATTTTACAGGTTTTTGAAAACCTTACCGCTTTGCTGGATTCCCTTGTGCTCTGTTCATTTTCGATTTTTGCCATCAATGAAGAGCTCTGTTCAGCTCTCCTGAAGGTGGGGGCCGGGCTTGAAATCTCTTCTGCGGAACTCCTTAAAGCAGGAGAAAGAATCTGGAATCTTGAGAGAATTTATAACCTGAAAGCAGGTTTTACACGGAAAGCTGATACTCTTCCGGGAAGGCTGTTTGAAGCCGACAATGATAAGAGAGGAGATGGGATTCCCAGGCAGGAGTTTGAAACTGCTCTTCAGCAGTATTACCTTTATCGTGGCTGGGATCAAGAGGGGGTGCCTTCTCAGGAAAAACTGAGGAAACTTGGACTTGACTATTGGAAATAA
- the speB gene encoding agmatinase — translation MFLPNSFIDALADYESACYVIFGVPFDNTSSYRAGSRWAPDAMRQVSANFESYNPTFDIDLVDLPIHDAGNLETSASVDETLRDLYEDVKGLLNDGKLPIMLGGEHSLTYSTVKACAEFAGDDFGVLILDAHFDLRSEYRGFKHNHACVSRNILEQITKNLVSIGIRSGPEEEWVFAMENNLKYYTADDVESAGMVEVLKEAIEWLDCSQLYLSLDMDAIDPAYAPGLGTPEPFGLSARDVRTAIRTLAPFSMAFDIVEIAPEYDSGQTAMLGAKLMREFIASHAKSCTKV, via the coding sequence ATGTTTTTACCCAATTCCTTTATAGATGCCCTCGCAGACTATGAATCTGCATGCTATGTTATTTTCGGCGTACCTTTTGATAACACCTCTTCGTATCGTGCAGGTAGTCGCTGGGCTCCGGACGCGATGAGGCAGGTTTCTGCAAATTTTGAGAGTTATAACCCTACTTTCGACATCGACCTTGTGGACCTTCCGATTCATGATGCCGGAAACCTGGAAACCTCAGCTTCGGTTGACGAGACCTTAAGGGACCTTTATGAAGATGTAAAGGGTCTGTTGAACGACGGAAAGCTTCCCATCATGTTAGGAGGCGAACATTCCCTCACCTATTCTACGGTAAAAGCATGTGCCGAGTTCGCAGGAGATGATTTTGGAGTCCTTATCCTTGATGCTCACTTCGATCTCAGGTCAGAGTACAGGGGATTCAAGCATAACCATGCCTGTGTGTCCAGGAACATTCTCGAGCAGATCACGAAGAACCTCGTTTCCATAGGCATAAGGAGCGGCCCGGAAGAAGAATGGGTTTTTGCTATGGAAAATAACCTGAAATACTATACGGCAGATGATGTTGAATCCGCAGGCATGGTTGAAGTCCTTAAAGAAGCCATTGAATGGCTGGATTGCAGCCAGCTCTATCTTTCTCTTGATATGGATGCAATAGACCCTGCTTATGCCCCGGGGCTCGGTACGCCTGAACCTTTTGGTCTCAGTGCCCGGGATGTCAGGACTGCAATAAGGACTCTTGCCCCTTTCTCAATGGCTTTTGACATTGTCGAAATTGCTCCTGAATACGATTCGGGACAGACAGCCATGCTCGGAGCAAAACTCATGAGGGAGTTTATAGCCTCTCATGCAAAAAGCTGCACGAAAGTATAA
- a CDS encoding MM0924 family protein, translating to MMQSFIVEHYLESAIDVYCGGPDIFRGTVKACADNVLTLESEGKLTHIAIDKIIALWPQ from the coding sequence ATGATGCAATCTTTTATTGTGGAGCACTACCTCGAGAGTGCCATAGATGTTTACTGTGGTGGGCCAGATATTTTCAGGGGAACCGTAAAAGCCTGTGCGGATAATGTACTCACTCTCGAAAGTGAAGGAAAACTAACACATATAGCCATTGACAAGATTATAGCTTTGTGGCCTCAGTAA
- a CDS encoding translation initiation factor IF-5A: MKQQVEVKDLKEGKYVIIDDEACVIKSISKSKPGKHGAAKARVEAIGLFDNQKRSYIGSVANKIYVPIVERKSAQVISITGDIAQLMDLGDFSTFEIVIPDEYKDKVKEGEEVSYITALGKIKLDIRT; the protein is encoded by the coding sequence ATGAAACAGCAGGTAGAAGTAAAGGACCTTAAAGAAGGAAAATACGTTATTATTGACGACGAAGCATGTGTTATAAAGAGCATTTCCAAGTCCAAGCCCGGGAAGCACGGCGCTGCAAAAGCAAGGGTTGAAGCTATCGGACTCTTTGACAACCAGAAGCGCTCCTACATCGGTTCCGTTGCAAACAAAATCTATGTCCCGATTGTGGAAAGAAAAAGTGCGCAGGTAATCTCAATTACCGGAGACATCGCTCAGCTTATGGATCTGGGGGACTTCTCAACCTTTGAGATTGTAATCCCCGATGAATACAAGGACAAGGTAAAAGAGGGCGAAGAAGTTTCATATATCACAGCCCTCGGAAAGATCAAACTCGACATAAGGACGTAA
- a CDS encoding cation:proton antiporter, giving the protein MESLLLRDLLIIFGLSIPVVFAFSRLRIAPLVGFLLAGILVGPFGLGLIQESGEIELLAEIGVVLLLFTIGIEFSLRDLLQLRRIVLLGGGLQLLITTLAVAFVFVLLGSSRETSIFLGALVALSSTAIVLKILQEKGEIYSAHGRTSLGILIFQDVAAVVIILLTPLLAGVSGEETGFFKLILQALGLVLLTLLSARYVVPFIMYHVARTRNSELFLLSVVVIGLSVAWLTSMAGLSLALGAFLAGLIISESEYSTQALGNVIPFRDMFMSIFFISIGMLLDLDILRQHLFLILAATFAVLLFKAFVNALSTFLIGFPLNTMILVGFSLSQVGEFSLILAGVGFANGLLTIEIYQEFLDVAVLSMVLTPFIMGMAPQAAAFAQELPLPTVLKSGWYEGFLEYNRERGLENHLVIIGYGVNGRNVATAARAALIPYRIIDINPDTVRKEKSKGEPIMYGDAAQKAVLEHADIKAAKSVVVTAGDPVSAQRVIEAARRLNPGIHIIARTHFLSELDRFYALGADEVISDEFESSIELFSRVLHRYMVPFSEIETMGEQLRANHYRILRSPEIRRKSLCELSLDFSDVDIRSIRVGKHSGAAEQTLGNLNIRKKYGVSVLAISRNHKLIYDLGAETELKSDDILLVISPLERLEELRELFEEKE; this is encoded by the coding sequence ATGGAATCACTGCTTTTGAGGGACCTCCTGATTATTTTCGGGCTTTCGATCCCTGTAGTCTTTGCATTTTCCAGACTGAGGATTGCCCCACTGGTGGGCTTTTTACTTGCGGGCATCCTTGTCGGGCCTTTTGGGCTCGGGCTGATTCAGGAGAGCGGGGAAATCGAACTGCTGGCTGAGATAGGGGTCGTACTCCTGCTTTTTACCATAGGGATAGAGTTTTCCCTGCGCGACCTCCTGCAGCTCAGGCGAATCGTGCTCCTTGGAGGCGGGCTTCAGCTGTTAATCACCACTCTTGCTGTTGCTTTTGTTTTCGTCCTGCTGGGAAGTTCCAGGGAAACTTCTATTTTCCTGGGGGCACTGGTGGCACTAAGCAGCACGGCAATTGTCCTTAAGATCCTTCAGGAAAAAGGAGAAATCTACAGTGCCCATGGAAGAACTTCACTGGGAATCCTTATTTTTCAGGACGTGGCTGCAGTGGTAATTATACTCCTGACCCCTCTTCTGGCAGGGGTTTCGGGAGAAGAAACCGGCTTTTTCAAACTTATCCTGCAAGCCCTGGGACTTGTCCTGCTTACCCTTCTCAGCGCCAGGTATGTTGTTCCTTTTATTATGTACCATGTGGCACGGACCCGCAACAGTGAACTTTTTCTCCTGAGTGTGGTGGTAATAGGACTCTCCGTTGCCTGGCTGACTTCCATGGCAGGGCTCTCCCTCGCTCTCGGAGCTTTCCTGGCAGGGCTGATTATTTCCGAGTCCGAGTATTCCACCCAGGCCCTTGGAAACGTGATTCCCTTCAGGGATATGTTCATGAGCATCTTTTTTATCTCCATAGGGATGCTGCTTGACCTGGACATCCTGAGACAACACTTATTCCTGATCCTGGCTGCCACTTTTGCGGTGCTGCTTTTCAAGGCTTTTGTAAATGCACTGAGCACCTTCCTTATCGGTTTCCCCCTGAATACGATGATCCTGGTGGGCTTTTCCCTTTCCCAGGTAGGAGAATTTTCCCTGATACTTGCCGGAGTAGGTTTTGCTAACGGACTCCTTACCATAGAAATCTACCAGGAGTTTCTGGACGTGGCAGTGCTTTCCATGGTGCTTACCCCTTTCATCATGGGCATGGCTCCCCAGGCTGCGGCTTTCGCTCAGGAACTTCCGCTTCCCACGGTGCTGAAATCCGGCTGGTATGAAGGATTTTTAGAGTACAACAGGGAAAGGGGGCTTGAAAACCACCTGGTTATAATAGGTTATGGAGTCAACGGGAGAAACGTTGCGACCGCTGCCCGTGCAGCTTTGATTCCATACCGCATAATCGACATCAACCCGGACACCGTAAGGAAGGAAAAGTCAAAAGGAGAGCCTATTATGTACGGGGACGCGGCCCAGAAAGCCGTACTGGAACACGCAGACATCAAAGCTGCAAAATCAGTTGTTGTAACTGCAGGCGACCCTGTAAGTGCACAGAGAGTCATTGAAGCGGCAAGGAGACTGAACCCGGGAATCCATATTATTGCAAGAACACACTTCCTGAGTGAACTCGACCGGTTTTACGCACTCGGTGCGGATGAGGTCATCTCGGACGAGTTTGAAAGCTCAATTGAACTCTTTTCCCGGGTGCTCCACAGGTACATGGTCCCTTTCAGCGAGATTGAAACCATGGGAGAACAGCTTCGGGCCAACCACTACAGAATACTTCGCAGCCCTGAAATACGCCGGAAAAGTCTCTGTGAACTTTCCCTTGACTTTTCCGACGTAGACATCCGGAGCATAAGAGTAGGAAAACACTCAGGAGCTGCGGAACAAACCCTCGGGAATCTTAACATTCGCAAGAAGTACGGAGTTTCTGTCCTTGCAATTTCCAGAAACCATAAGTTAATCTATGACCTGGGAGCTGAAACCGAGCTAAAGTCCGATGATATTCTGCTCGTAATAAGCCCTCTGGAAAGGCTTGAGGAACTGAGAGAACTTTTTGAGGAGAAAGAGTGA
- the ablB gene encoding putative beta-lysine N-acetyltransferase has translation MPGAGAELVIDYYNKRIKVMEFTGLFEALSGNLEALAEAEEMGKIIVYTLPKKGNEVRTCGYVEEGIIGGYYSGKDCHIFSSYPEIPRGISFQREKEDQILKNCLRKKRETGKRRQKKGGSRKMESWKQQKEKICLPEGYILRPAVQADASAMAALYRQGFQLYPAPLHMESYLLETMDSNVLYLLVEKRGEIVSLASAEMDPDNASAEITDCLTVLSERGKGLMKELIKALEEELSERNFLGSYTLCRASSPGINSSFASLGYTCTGRLVNNCRIGKGFEDMNIWSKLLK, from the coding sequence ATGCCAGGGGCAGGGGCTGAACTTGTAATTGATTACTATAATAAAAGGATAAAAGTCATGGAGTTTACCGGACTTTTTGAAGCACTCTCCGGAAACCTTGAAGCTCTTGCCGAAGCCGAGGAGATGGGAAAAATAATCGTATACACACTCCCAAAAAAAGGAAATGAGGTCCGTACTTGCGGATATGTAGAGGAAGGGATAATCGGGGGGTATTACTCCGGAAAGGACTGCCATATTTTCTCAAGTTACCCGGAAATCCCCAGGGGGATTTCCTTCCAGAGGGAAAAAGAAGACCAAATCCTCAAAAATTGCCTGAGAAAGAAACGAGAAACCGGGAAAAGGCGGCAAAAAAAGGGAGGTTCTCGGAAAATGGAAAGCTGGAAGCAACAAAAAGAAAAAATTTGCCTTCCGGAAGGATATATACTCAGGCCTGCAGTCCAGGCGGATGCTTCTGCAATGGCAGCCCTTTACAGGCAGGGATTTCAATTATATCCGGCTCCCCTGCACATGGAAAGCTACCTGCTCGAAACCATGGATTCCAATGTCCTTTACCTCCTTGTGGAAAAGCGCGGGGAAATCGTGAGCCTTGCCTCAGCAGAAATGGACCCCGATAACGCGAGTGCTGAAATCACCGACTGCCTGACAGTTCTTTCCGAAAGGGGAAAGGGGTTGATGAAAGAGCTTATCAAAGCTCTGGAAGAAGAACTTTCAGAAAGAAACTTCCTGGGCTCCTATACCCTCTGCCGAGCTTCTTCTCCCGGCATCAATTCCTCCTTTGCTTCTCTTGGCTATACTTGCACAGGCCGGCTTGTGAACAACTGCAGGATAGGAAAGGGATTTGAGGACATGAACATCTGGAGCAAACTGCTGAAGTAA
- a CDS encoding NUDIX hydrolase, translating into MNLEKPYIISVYALVQNEKGEFLLLRRSENSRTNPGKWDLPGGKVNLKETLKEAVVREVLEETGISIFPGEIAGEVKFELPKKRVIAIVFNGGYVMSEVKLSSEHIEYAWTSLESILRMETLPAYFRDFFRRFALENKKTSEPPV; encoded by the coding sequence ATGAATCTGGAGAAACCTTATATCATTTCTGTATACGCCCTTGTCCAGAATGAGAAAGGAGAATTCCTGCTACTCAGACGCTCGGAAAACTCCCGCACCAATCCAGGGAAATGGGACCTGCCAGGCGGGAAAGTAAACCTGAAGGAAACTCTTAAAGAGGCAGTTGTGCGCGAGGTTTTGGAGGAAACAGGAATTTCAATATTTCCGGGGGAAATTGCGGGAGAGGTAAAATTTGAGCTCCCGAAAAAAAGGGTTATTGCTATCGTCTTTAATGGGGGATATGTTATGTCTGAAGTTAAATTGAGTTCTGAACATATCGAATATGCCTGGACTTCCCTGGAAAGTATTCTCAGAATGGAGACGCTTCCTGCCTATTTCAGGGACTTTTTCAGAAGGTTTGCTCTTGAAAACAAAAAAACTTCTGAACCACCCGTTTGA
- a CDS encoding DUF2178 domain-containing protein, protein MKRKQFRIISLLITMIMGAVVGFSVSIGNPVLTAGVVLAGMAAMYNLKSRLEGVVEDERIYQISQKASRITLQIMALGLALGGTVLIAMRKAYPGYTDLGFFMAYASCGILVLYSLFYRYYNKESGG, encoded by the coding sequence ATGAAACGAAAACAATTTAGAATAATTTCTCTCCTGATCACAATGATCATGGGGGCTGTAGTAGGTTTTTCGGTTTCCATAGGAAATCCGGTGCTTACAGCAGGTGTCGTGCTTGCGGGTATGGCCGCCATGTATAATCTGAAGAGCAGACTTGAAGGCGTGGTCGAAGATGAAAGGATTTATCAGATAAGCCAGAAAGCTTCGCGCATAACTCTCCAGATAATGGCGCTGGGGCTTGCCCTCGGAGGCACGGTCCTTATAGCTATGAGAAAGGCCTACCCGGGATACACGGACCTCGGTTTCTTCATGGCATACGCCAGTTGCGGGATTCTTGTGCTTTACTCCCTGTTTTACAGATACTACAACAAGGAATCCGGGGGCTGA